Proteins co-encoded in one Cyprinus carpio isolate SPL01 chromosome B5, ASM1834038v1, whole genome shotgun sequence genomic window:
- the mtmr8 gene encoding myotubularin-related protein 8 — MEHIITPKVEYVKLLNKYADKKSALGTLYLTATHLIYVEQTNNARTETWVLHHHIVSVEKLPLTASGCPLLIRCKTFQLLHLLFQRERDCQDVYQSLLRLSQPVKEEELYAFLYNPHQNEEDRRQGWEFISVANDFSRMGLSNDYWEISHLNKNYEICSTYPSILGLPKNASVAVVTGSAKFRSRGRLPVLSYYHKDTKAAICRCSQPLSGLTSRCVEDEQMLQAISQANPNCPFIYVVDTRPKLNAMANRAAGKGYENEDNYSNIRFQFQGIENIHIMRNSLQKLLEVCSVKSPSMSDYLTGLENSGWLRHIKSVMDAGVFLAKAVCEERASVLVHCSDGWDRTAQVCSLACILLDPYYRTIKGLMVLIEKEWISFGHKFSHRCGHLDTDPKEVSPVFTQFLECVWQLSEQFPCVFEFNEHYLIEIHNQVYACQYGNFIGNCQKERLDMRLHEKTFSLWPHLLKNQHLYRNPLYRRSLESTVLRPSTLPLHFKFWCGMYNHYDRGMHPKQSVLDQLLSLTQKQEEGERTMTELQRQLAVADGVLPDPSGPINTPTEQDSPSEKTPTAPFVQSNGSCLPLVNGDAEEVGPGAEKCIDKEGAEPGATEHDLTSSEDKPVSVETEHSKEEVQESS; from the exons ATGGAGCACATTATTACGCCAAAG gtggaGTATGTGAAACTACTGAACAAGTATGCTGACAAGAAATCAGCTCTGGGCACTCTCTACTTGACCGCTACTCACCTTATCTATGTGGAACAAACTAACAACGCACGCACAGAAACATGG GTGCTGCATCATCACATCGTGTCGGTAGAGAAGCTTCCGTTAACTGCATCCGGTTGTCCGCTCCTGATCCGCTGTAAAACCTTCCAGCTGCTTCATCTGCTGttccaaagagagagagattgtcaGGATGTCTATCAGTCACTTCTGCGCCTGTCTCAACCAg TCAAAGAAGAGGAGCTGTATGCCTTTCTCTATAATCCACACCAAAACGAGGAGGACAGGAGACAGGGTTGGGAATTCATCAGTGTGGCGAATGACTTCAGCAGGATGGGTCTCTCCAATGATTATTGGGAAATTAGCCATCTCAACAAGAACTACGAG ATCTGTAGCACTTATCCATCTATCCTAGGACTCCCTAAAAATGCCAGTGTTGCGGTAGTAACAGGCAGTGCAAAGTTTAGGAGCCGAGGGCGATTGCCTGTTCTGTCTTACTATCACAAAGACACTAAG GCTGCGATCTGTCGCTGTAGTCAGCCTTTGTCGGGTTTGACGTCTCGCTGTGTGGAAGACGAGCAGATGCTTCAGGCCATCAGCCAAGCGAACCCCAACTGCCCTTTTATATATGTAGTGGACACACGGCCTAAG TTGAACGCAATGGCCAACCGTGCAGCTGGTAAAGGCTATGAGAATGAGGACAACTACTCCAATATCAGGTTCCAGTTCCAAGGAATCGAAAACATCCACATCATGAGAAACAGCCTACAAAAATTGCTGGAGG TGTGCTCTGTGAAGTCTCCTTCCATGAGTGACTATCTGACAGGTCTGGAGAACTCTGGCTGGCTGAGGCACATCAAATCTGTAATGGATGCAGGCGTGTTCCTCGCCAAG GCTGTCTGTGAAGAGAGGGCGAGTGTGTTAGTGCATTGTTCTGATGGTTGGGACAGAACGGCTCAGGTGTGCTCTTTGGCTTGCATACTGCTGGACCCATACTACAGAACTATTAAAGGCCTCATG GTTTTAATAGAAAAGGAGTGGATCTCTTTTGGTCATAAATTCAGTCACAG GTGTGGCCATCTGGACACCGACCCCAAAGAAGTGTCTCCGGTTTTCACCCAGTTCCTGGAGTGTGTGTGGCAGCTGTCTGAACAGTTCCCCTGTGTGTTTGAGTTCAACGAACATTACCTAATAGAAATACACAATCAAGTCTACGCCTGCCAGTATGGAAACTTTATCGGCAACTGTCAGAAAGAGAGGCTGGACATGAG GTTGCATGAAAAGACGTTCTCCTTGTGGCCACATCTTCTGAAGAACCAGCATCTGTATCGAAACCCATTGTACCGGCGTTCGTTAGAGAGCACAGTTCTGAGACCCAGCACTTTACCACTGCACTTCAA GTTCTGGTGTGGGATGTATAACCACTATGACAGAGGCATGCACCCAAAACAGTCTGTTCTAGACCAGCTGCTCTCCCTCACACAGAAGCAGGAGGAAGGAGAGAGAACCATGACTGAATTACAGCGA CAGCTGGCTGTTGCAGATGGAGTTCTCCCCGATCCATCCGGACCAATCAACACACCTACGGAACAGGACAGTCCAAGCGAGAAGACTCCCACCGCTCCTTTCGTCCAATCAAATGGAAGCTGCCTTCCTTTGGTTAATGGAGACGCAGAGGAGGTGGGCCCGGGAGCTGAGAAGTGCATTGACAAAGAAGGGGCGGAGCCAGGAGCCACCGAACACGATCTGACCTCCTCTGAGGACAAACCTGTTTCTGTGGAAACAGAACATTCCAAAGAGGAGGTACAAGAATCCTCTTGA